The following are encoded together in the uncultured Sphaerochaeta sp. genome:
- a CDS encoding Smr/MutS family protein — MKRNLSGWGRMTVQNPGSNEWREMNHKSIEELGFFQVLQQIQSMSHAPEGAQVLKKLPFIDTKDELIVRQREVSAAMKLLSGADRLIIHSFPAIQETLSSLDDPTQGAEGYELLDLARYIRSAEHLYKHMESVQDPDGYFSVLGPLFGEGLPHELLAFADQTEGTLDDSGQVRNTHPRISVLFRQVEAAKSERSRFCAQFIRSNPTAVQTDQEAMRDGRLVIPVRSDRRSQVQGFISSSSSSGNTVFMEPYTLVEMNNSVMMAQNQILMEIAKILRELNSSARALRTQLNALSTRIGMLDAIFSIALWALDTHCTATDLMTNRCNLEQARHPLLGRKAVPISIALEEGVRAVVISGPNAGGKTVTIKTVGLFALLNQYCGFIPAKEGSSLPLFDNLFTDIGDEQSIEEALSTFSGHMKQIGYILRNMSERSLVILDELGSGTDPVEGSAIARSVLEFCLEKAKLTLVTSHHGVLKQFAYAKKEVINASMEFNEHSHMPTFRVIQGLPGESHAIDTARYMKLPEEVISRAEQYLGSEAVQIASIIKDLEEKRKELERQEEKTQKRYYSLQQEVKQLQLKELRVRQREAQLKDEQTTELARFMSAKRKELENLVKTMREGELDKAKRKQVKAYVQSLEDRVQDEQSMLEQSEEELSALEVQNPTEFSEGMEVLCGTAKRMGKILKKQGRNKYLVAIGSMRMTLEGKQLQAIKEQQKKVLVSYHSSTPRPKLMLDLRGYTLEEALSSLEQQIESCLVHGVSQFSVIHGYGDGILSRGISSYLEEHRSIRGFRFATPEDGGMGKTYVEL; from the coding sequence ACAGATACAGAGCATGAGTCATGCACCAGAAGGCGCGCAAGTTCTTAAAAAGCTCCCTTTTATTGATACAAAGGATGAGCTAATCGTACGTCAGAGAGAAGTGTCAGCAGCTATGAAATTGCTCTCAGGCGCTGATAGGCTCATTATCCACTCATTCCCTGCAATACAAGAAACGCTCTCATCTCTTGATGATCCTACCCAAGGAGCTGAAGGGTATGAACTGCTTGATCTAGCGCGGTATATCCGTAGTGCAGAGCATCTGTATAAGCATATGGAATCTGTGCAGGATCCTGATGGATACTTTTCGGTGTTGGGACCGCTTTTCGGAGAAGGGTTGCCACATGAATTGTTGGCTTTTGCTGACCAAACAGAGGGCACGCTCGATGATAGTGGTCAGGTAAGAAACACCCATCCAAGAATAAGTGTTCTCTTCCGACAGGTGGAAGCAGCCAAGAGTGAGCGGTCCCGCTTTTGTGCCCAGTTCATCAGAAGCAATCCTACTGCAGTGCAAACAGACCAGGAAGCAATGAGGGATGGAAGATTGGTCATTCCCGTAAGAAGTGACCGGAGAAGTCAGGTACAAGGATTTATCTCAAGTAGTTCCAGTTCAGGAAATACCGTATTCATGGAACCCTATACCCTTGTAGAGATGAACAATTCGGTGATGATGGCACAAAACCAAATACTCATGGAAATAGCCAAGATTCTCAGGGAACTGAACAGCAGTGCGAGAGCACTTAGAACACAGCTGAACGCTTTGTCTACACGTATTGGCATGCTTGATGCCATTTTCTCTATTGCTCTTTGGGCTCTGGACACACATTGCACTGCTACTGACCTCATGACGAACCGATGCAACTTGGAACAGGCCCGCCATCCATTGCTGGGCAGAAAAGCTGTTCCTATTTCCATTGCACTCGAAGAAGGTGTACGGGCAGTGGTCATCAGCGGTCCGAATGCCGGTGGAAAGACAGTTACGATCAAGACTGTGGGGTTGTTTGCGCTGCTTAATCAATACTGTGGGTTCATACCCGCAAAAGAGGGGAGCAGCCTGCCCTTGTTTGACAATCTGTTTACTGATATTGGTGACGAACAGTCGATTGAGGAAGCGCTCTCAACGTTCAGTGGCCATATGAAACAGATTGGTTACATTCTGAGAAACATGAGCGAAAGGAGTTTGGTTATTCTTGATGAACTTGGCAGTGGTACTGATCCTGTCGAAGGGTCTGCAATTGCACGCTCTGTACTTGAATTCTGTTTGGAGAAAGCAAAACTGACATTGGTAACGAGCCATCATGGAGTGCTCAAGCAGTTTGCCTATGCAAAGAAGGAAGTGATCAATGCTTCTATGGAGTTCAATGAACACTCACATATGCCAACCTTCAGGGTAATACAAGGGTTGCCGGGAGAGAGCCACGCGATCGATACTGCCCGTTATATGAAACTTCCTGAGGAAGTCATATCTCGTGCTGAACAATACCTTGGCAGTGAAGCGGTCCAGATTGCTTCCATCATCAAGGATCTTGAGGAAAAACGAAAAGAGCTTGAGAGGCAGGAAGAAAAAACCCAAAAACGGTATTACTCGCTTCAGCAAGAAGTGAAACAACTTCAGCTCAAGGAGCTTCGAGTACGTCAAAGAGAAGCTCAGCTCAAGGATGAACAAACAACTGAGCTCGCTCGATTCATGAGCGCCAAGCGAAAAGAGTTGGAAAATCTTGTAAAGACCATGAGGGAAGGTGAACTGGATAAGGCCAAGCGTAAACAGGTAAAAGCGTATGTACAAAGCCTTGAGGATAGGGTACAGGATGAACAATCAATGCTTGAACAGAGCGAAGAGGAGCTTTCAGCGTTGGAGGTCCAAAATCCAACAGAGTTCAGTGAAGGTATGGAAGTACTCTGTGGTACAGCTAAACGAATGGGAAAAATCCTGAAAAAACAGGGAAGGAACAAGTATCTTGTCGCGATTGGATCGATGCGAATGACGCTCGAGGGCAAGCAATTGCAAGCAATCAAAGAGCAACAGAAAAAAGTATTGGTGTCGTACCATAGCAGTACTCCGCGGCCTAAACTGATGCTTGACCTGAGAGGGTATACCCTGGAGGAAGCTCTCTCTTCCCTTGAACAGCAGATTGAAAGCTGTTTGGTTCATGGTGTTTCTCAATTCTCCGTTATCCATGG